In Clostridium sp. DL-VIII, the following proteins share a genomic window:
- a CDS encoding Na+/H+ antiporter, which produces MDLLMIVLLLMGCLLISNIISHYIPSIPAALTQIILGIILAFAFKQNSFELEEKWFFLLFVAPILYNDGKYFPRDELWKMRRSIFGNSLILVLLTTIGGGYFIHWMIPGIPLAAAFALAAILSPTDPVAVNGIAKRIHIPEKVLNLVKGESLINDASGIVAFNYAIAAVVTNHFSLGGAILNFSYVFLAGAILGLVFALISTLIRFTLRKEGINDVIFYSLFQILTPFGIYIITEELLHASGVIAVVVAGIVHSLIKERTETRQAEEQVITENIWSIVLFILNGVVFLLLGLNIPLSMSETISDPNIGNLKAVAYVIAIGVVILTIRFVWSYLSTYYEYRLNKSKDVEGPSVKIALLTSLTGVRGTVTMAGVLSIPFFLENGEVFPERSLILFLTAGVILFTLISATVFLPFLSKGEEEEKEQLINDNLNKAKNKLIVSAINTIKSEISDENAAAAYELINEYKWISRNNQLLTSEAGNNREKITELRLMGLKAERKYIHELMNKDEINETIFKFFERFFDHREESFLCSRRQDTMYLVGKLMRWFKHFYRINRKAKNIEMDKLKLIRDIQIRAVQSAIEVLKEYSKKYGESDIIQLVIFDYKSMINRLKGATAKYNENSMEQKEELRIKAMDTERSQIRYMYESGKINREESNELRRYLNYIESAVLYKHVE; this is translated from the coding sequence ATGGATTTATTAATGATTGTATTGTTACTTATGGGGTGTTTGCTAATTTCTAATATTATTAGTCATTACATTCCATCAATCCCTGCCGCTTTAACCCAGATTATATTGGGAATAATTTTAGCATTTGCTTTTAAGCAGAATTCTTTTGAATTAGAAGAGAAATGGTTTTTTCTTTTATTTGTAGCACCTATTCTATATAATGATGGAAAATATTTTCCTAGAGATGAATTATGGAAAATGAGGCGGTCAATATTCGGCAATTCTTTAATATTAGTTTTATTAACAACTATTGGAGGAGGATATTTTATTCATTGGATGATACCAGGTATACCTCTTGCTGCAGCTTTCGCATTAGCAGCTATTTTATCACCAACTGACCCGGTAGCAGTAAATGGAATCGCAAAGCGTATTCATATACCTGAGAAGGTACTAAACCTTGTTAAAGGAGAATCTTTAATAAATGATGCATCTGGAATAGTTGCCTTTAATTATGCAATAGCCGCTGTAGTGACTAATCATTTTTCACTTGGAGGAGCAATTTTAAATTTTTCATATGTGTTTTTAGCAGGAGCAATTTTAGGTTTAGTTTTTGCTTTAATTTCAACCTTAATAAGATTTACTTTACGTAAAGAGGGCATAAATGATGTTATTTTTTATTCTCTGTTTCAAATATTAACACCATTTGGTATTTATATTATTACAGAAGAGCTTTTACATGCATCAGGAGTTATTGCGGTAGTTGTTGCAGGTATTGTTCATTCTTTAATAAAGGAGAGAACAGAAACTAGGCAAGCTGAAGAACAGGTTATAACAGAAAATATATGGTCCATTGTTTTATTTATTTTAAATGGAGTTGTATTTTTATTATTGGGATTAAATATTCCATTATCAATGAGTGAAACAATATCAGACCCTAATATAGGAAACTTAAAGGCTGTTGCATATGTTATTGCTATAGGAGTAGTTATTTTGACAATTCGTTTCGTTTGGTCTTATTTATCTACATATTATGAATATAGGTTAAATAAAAGTAAAGATGTTGAAGGTCCAAGTGTAAAAATAGCTTTATTAACTAGTTTGACTGGAGTCAGAGGTACAGTTACAATGGCAGGTGTTTTATCAATTCCCTTCTTCTTAGAGAATGGAGAAGTGTTTCCAGAAAGATCCCTTATATTATTTTTAACCGCTGGCGTAATATTATTTACACTGATATCTGCAACAGTATTTTTACCGTTTTTAAGTAAAGGAGAAGAGGAAGAAAAGGAACAGCTTATTAATGATAATTTAAATAAAGCAAAAAATAAACTTATAGTATCTGCGATTAATACTATAAAATCTGAAATAAGCGATGAAAATGCAGCTGCAGCATATGAATTAATCAATGAGTATAAGTGGATATCTAGAAACAATCAATTGCTGACAAGTGAAGCAGGTAATAACCGAGAAAAAATAACAGAGTTAAGATTAATGGGATTAAAAGCAGAGAGAAAATATATACATGAACTCATGAATAAAGATGAAATAAATGAAACTATATTCAAATTTTTTGAAAGATTTTTTGATCATAGAGAAGAAAGTTTTTTGTGTAGTAGACGTCAGGATACCATGTATCTTGTAGGAAAATTAATGAGATGGTTCAAACATTTTTATCGTATTAATCGTAAAGCAAAAAATATTGAAATGGATAAGCTGAAATTAATAAGGGATATACAAATAAGGGCAGTTCAATCAGCTATTGAGGTTTTAAAAGAATATTCAAAAAAATATGGTGAATCAGATATTATTCAATTAGTGATTTTTGATTACAAGAGTATGATTAATAGGCTAAAGGGAGCAACAGCTAAGTATAATGAAAATAGCATGGAACAAAAAGAAGAATTGAGAATAAAAGCCATGGACACAGAACGCTCTCAGATTCGATATATGTATGAGTCAGGAAAAATTAATAGAGAGGAATCCAATGAATTAAGAAGATATTTAAACTACATTGAAAGTGCTGTTTTATATAAGCATGTTGAATAA
- a CDS encoding HAMP domain-containing sensor histidine kinase, giving the protein MSRVSKFLSNKSIAFQIWIVFSAMMLFIIGILVTISLLTFKNFLYDKAYELIENSQKNVITNMVDGKNYTQFSGTISENNNGERILKSIIYPIATTENIEHILSDEKSSKELWNEVLNQYENQTSESQRYTYVRNNDNVFYVIRKYSFDDKSGFVFSYTRDLQAEKLYKQIARKIILMTIIASFFSLIIVRKLASYLSKPIKSLKENVEKIGQKEWNTPISVDRKDEIGELSEAIESMRQQLVKNDEAQQWMLQNISHELKTPVMVIRSYAQSVGDGIFPKGDLSSTMLVIDSEAERLEKRIKDLLYLTKLDYLLQHKRIEEIINMKELIEETVDRFRFRREELNWKLELENIIILGDYEQWKVIVENILENAIRYSRSKVRISVKTSGDSILLEIYNDGELIEESSLNELFKPFKKGKKGKFGLGLAIAKRIIESYDGHIWATNENVGVSFKIELKK; this is encoded by the coding sequence ATGAGCAGAGTTTCAAAATTTTTAAGTAATAAATCAATTGCTTTTCAAATATGGATTGTTTTCTCAGCTATGATGCTTTTTATTATAGGCATTCTAGTAACTATAAGTTTATTAACCTTTAAAAATTTTCTTTATGATAAAGCCTATGAACTCATAGAGAATTCACAAAAAAATGTAATTACAAATATGGTGGATGGCAAAAACTATACCCAGTTTTCAGGTACAATTTCAGAGAATAACAATGGGGAAAGGATATTAAAAAGTATTATTTATCCAATCGCTACTACAGAAAATATAGAGCACATTCTTTCAGATGAAAAATCTTCTAAAGAATTATGGAATGAAGTATTAAATCAATATGAAAATCAAACTTCAGAAAGTCAAAGATATACGTATGTTAGAAATAATGATAATGTATTTTACGTAATAAGAAAATACAGTTTTGATGATAAAAGTGGTTTTGTCTTTTCATATACAAGAGATCTTCAGGCTGAGAAACTATATAAGCAGATTGCTAGAAAGATCATTTTGATGACTATCATTGCAAGCTTTTTTAGTTTAATAATAGTTAGAAAACTTGCTAGTTATTTATCAAAACCTATAAAGTCATTAAAAGAAAACGTAGAGAAGATTGGTCAAAAGGAATGGAATACTCCAATAAGTGTAGATAGAAAAGATGAGATAGGTGAATTATCTGAGGCAATTGAATCCATGAGGCAGCAGCTTGTAAAAAATGATGAAGCTCAGCAATGGATGCTTCAAAATATATCCCATGAATTGAAAACTCCTGTGATGGTTATAAGAAGTTATGCTCAATCTGTTGGAGATGGAATATTTCCTAAAGGCGACTTGAGTAGTACAATGCTTGTAATTGATAGTGAAGCAGAAAGACTAGAGAAGAGAATAAAAGATCTGCTTTATTTAACTAAGCTTGACTATTTGTTGCAGCACAAAAGAATAGAAGAAATTATTAATATGAAAGAATTAATTGAGGAAACCGTCGATAGATTTAGGTTCAGAAGAGAAGAGCTTAATTGGAAGCTAGAACTAGAAAATATAATAATATTAGGAGACTATGAACAGTGGAAAGTCATAGTTGAGAATATTTTAGAGAATGCAATTAGATATAGTAGAAGTAAAGTTAGAATTAGTGTAAAGACAAGTGGTGATTCAATATTACTTGAAATATATAATGATGGAGAATTAATTGAAGAATCATCGTTAAATGAGTTATTTAAGCCCTTCAAAAAAGGTAAAAAAGGTAAATTTGGATTGGGGTTAGCAATAGCTAAGAGAATTATAGAATCTTATGATGGGCATATATGGGCGACCAATGAAAATGTTGGAGTATCTTTTAAGATAGAATTAAAAAAATAG
- a CDS encoding response regulator transcription factor, translated as MNYNIYLVEDEENLNQILKSYLEKEGFNVTSFFNGETARAAIEVNPHLWILDIMLPDIDGYQLIKEIKENNKQTPVVFISARDADLDRVIGLELGSDDYIAKPFLPRELVIRTKKLIERVYGQEVERDVQTVSQICGYTIDEKKRIVKREEETIALTSKEFDILMLFVKNQLIAFSREQILHNIWGDEYFGSDRVVDDLIRRLRKRMPNLRIETVYGYGYRMVKE; from the coding sequence TAAATCAGATATTAAAATCTTATCTTGAAAAAGAGGGCTTTAATGTAACTTCTTTTTTTAATGGTGAAACAGCAAGAGCAGCTATTGAAGTTAATCCACATTTATGGATATTGGACATTATGCTGCCAGATATTGATGGATATCAGCTTATAAAAGAAATTAAAGAAAATAATAAGCAAACACCTGTTGTTTTTATATCTGCACGTGATGCTGACTTAGATAGAGTGATTGGCTTGGAGCTTGGCAGTGATGATTACATTGCCAAACCATTTCTACCTAGAGAGCTGGTTATACGTACAAAAAAACTTATTGAAAGGGTATATGGCCAAGAAGTAGAAAGAGATGTTCAGACAGTATCTCAGATTTGTGGTTACACTATAGATGAAAAAAAACGTATAGTAAAGAGAGAAGAAGAAACAATTGCTTTAACTTCAAAAGAATTTGATATTCTCATGTTATTTGTTAAAAATCAGCTTATTGCTTTTTCAAGAGAACAAATATTACATAATATTTGGGGAGATGAGTATTTCGGAAGTGATAGGGTTGTAGACGATCTTATAAGAAGGCTTAGAAAAAGAATGCCAAACCTTAGAATAGAAACGGTTTATGGTTATGGATACAGGATGGTTAAGGAATGA